One bacterium DNA segment encodes these proteins:
- the ubiE gene encoding bifunctional demethylmenaquinone methyltransferase/2-methoxy-6-polyprenyl-1,4-benzoquinol methylase UbiE: protein MKEIAIKVPIESPSRVDVYRMFDKISTRYDLLNRVLSLGMDLYWRRVAIRELDNEKHLRVLDLACGTGDIAMAAAKATTRRQVIGIDRAEQMLALAYSKVSRGLLSNQILLACGDGMNIPVADGSMDAATIAFGIRNMPDTSLCLGEMKRTLRTNGKLIVLEFSLPKNRILRSLHLFYLRRILPVIGRWLSGDNYAYSYLNKTIETYPHGAQFVELMQKAGFTDVQCRPLTLGIVSLYTGIKN from the coding sequence ATGAAGGAGATTGCTATAAAGGTCCCGATCGAGTCGCCGTCACGCGTCGACGTCTATCGCATGTTCGACAAGATTAGCACGCGTTATGATCTGCTCAATCGTGTGTTGTCGCTCGGAATGGACCTTTACTGGCGTCGAGTTGCCATCAGGGAGCTGGATAATGAGAAGCACCTGCGTGTTCTCGATTTGGCCTGTGGCACCGGCGACATTGCAATGGCCGCAGCTAAGGCAACGACGAGGCGACAGGTGATTGGAATCGACAGAGCCGAGCAGATGCTTGCCCTGGCATACTCCAAAGTATCCCGCGGCCTACTATCCAATCAAATCTTGTTGGCTTGCGGCGATGGAATGAACATTCCGGTCGCCGACGGTTCCATGGATGCGGCGACGATTGCGTTCGGTATTCGTAACATGCCCGATACTTCGCTTTGTCTTGGTGAGATGAAACGAACGCTGCGCACCAATGGCAAACTCATAGTGCTCGAGTTCTCTCTGCCCAAAAACAGAATACTGAGATCGCTGCATCTCTTCTATCTCCGCCGCATACTCCCTGTTATTGGCCGCTGGCTCTCGGGCGACAACTATGCATATAGCTATCTGAACAAGACTATCGAGACGTATCCTCACGGGGCACAATTTGTTGAATTGATGCAGAAGGCGGGATTTACTGATGTACAATGTCGTCCGTTGACTCTTGGGATTGTCTCACTCTACACGGGAATCAAAAATTGA
- the aroF gene encoding 3-deoxy-7-phosphoheptulonate synthase: MSSVDSWDCLTLHGNQKLIYSFAHTDDKSAAFLEILNDAGIDFELSKHDRTVVRVLGRITPEVDSKIKAAGIQGSSINLIRHAELPCYDQILDRRELTIIAGPCAVESSEQVQAITERLSRLGVKFLRGGAFKPRTKVDSFQGMGTAGLKILREQADAHGMFVITEVMDRTQIDTVTEYADILQVGSRNMYNYTLLTALGSVNRPVLLKRGMSATLSEWLSAAEYVSRGGNNQILLCERGIRTFEPEFAHTLDIAALVLAKAKTAYPVIADTSHASGRTDLVEALALAAIAAGSDGIMIEVHPEPSKALSDGKQALDLDQFESLVIRARQIFAARQSLFNHNSDRDLHE, from the coding sequence ATGTCGTCCGTTGACTCTTGGGATTGTCTCACTCTACACGGGAATCAAAAATTGATCTATAGCTTCGCCCATACCGACGATAAGTCAGCCGCATTTCTGGAAATTCTGAATGATGCGGGAATCGATTTCGAATTGTCCAAGCACGACCGAACAGTGGTGCGGGTGCTGGGCAGAATTACGCCGGAAGTCGACTCCAAAATCAAAGCTGCCGGCATTCAGGGCTCGTCCATCAACTTGATTCGGCACGCTGAACTGCCATGCTATGATCAAATTCTTGATCGGCGCGAGTTGACTATTATCGCCGGACCGTGCGCTGTGGAATCGTCGGAACAAGTTCAAGCGATTACCGAGCGACTTAGCCGACTTGGTGTGAAATTTCTCCGTGGTGGTGCTTTCAAACCACGGACCAAGGTTGATTCTTTTCAGGGTATGGGAACCGCCGGACTGAAAATTCTCCGCGAACAGGCTGACGCTCATGGTATGTTTGTGATAACCGAGGTCATGGATCGCACGCAGATCGACACTGTGACAGAGTATGCCGATATTCTCCAAGTCGGTTCGCGCAATATGTATAACTACACGTTGTTGACGGCGCTCGGCTCCGTCAATCGACCGGTGTTGCTCAAGCGCGGCATGTCAGCGACTCTGTCCGAATGGCTATCGGCTGCTGAGTATGTGAGTCGCGGCGGCAACAACCAGATTCTGCTCTGCGAACGCGGTATTCGAACGTTTGAGCCTGAGTTTGCTCACACGCTGGATATTGCCGCGTTGGTCTTGGCAAAGGCTAAAACGGCATACCCGGTTATTGCTGATACGTCACACGCATCAGGTCGAACTGATCTTGTTGAAGCACTCGCATTGGCCGCGATTGCTGCCGGAAGTGACGGTATCATGATCGAAGTTCATCCGGAGCCAAGCAAGGCTCTGTCGGATGGCAAGCAAGCACTTGATCTTGATCAATTTGAATCGCTGGTTATCCGGGCAAGACAGATATTTGCCGCTCGCCAGTCGCTTTTCAATCACAATTCGGATCGCGATCTGCATGAATAG
- a CDS encoding isochorismate synthase, producing the protein MNSASILFDHDKIAELIANEESRFGLQDQSQSLFPLIIRIPLNRFDILAWLNSNTSPLRFYWSNRDRTFEFGGTGDLLGGYNWREMTFAGRLDEVQSMLRKFDQDGTLRAFVGETFDSDMPLDDTWKGFPKQCIHLPEVSVITENGQTTALITILRNPTDDQNTNLRRITTLLNTLDGSASIQNCELELSGRIDSPCREDWQHAVESSMDAIATGQIDKVVLARRTDFQVKGGIEPIQLLSQFAGGAANCYRIMYAPNREAAFVSVSPERLFYCNGKLLSTEAVAGTIRRGESEIEDLALENRLRSNVKDRIEQSIVVEGITESLQPLCEKIEFSSSASVMKLARVQHLISEFRVILNDNATSGSALKALHPTAAVCGNPQQAARELLRKIESFSRGWYASAIGVIGADQCELAVGIRSAVIRNQSIGLFTGAGIVSQSDPEAEWQELEDKLHSILMSGNGLNA; encoded by the coding sequence ATGAATAGCGCCTCCATCCTGTTTGACCACGACAAAATAGCCGAACTGATCGCGAATGAAGAGTCGCGTTTTGGTCTGCAGGATCAATCCCAATCACTCTTTCCGTTGATTATTCGAATTCCCCTTAATCGATTTGATATCCTCGCATGGCTAAATTCAAACACCTCGCCGCTACGATTCTATTGGAGCAATCGCGACCGAACTTTTGAGTTTGGCGGAACTGGCGACCTGCTTGGCGGATACAACTGGCGGGAAATGACATTTGCGGGACGACTTGATGAAGTCCAATCAATGCTTCGCAAGTTTGATCAGGATGGAACATTGCGCGCCTTCGTCGGTGAGACTTTTGATTCCGACATGCCGCTCGATGATACCTGGAAGGGTTTCCCCAAGCAGTGCATTCACCTTCCTGAGGTGTCTGTCATCACCGAAAATGGCCAGACAACTGCATTGATTACTATTCTCCGCAATCCAACCGACGATCAAAATACGAATCTGAGACGAATCACAACATTGCTGAATACACTCGATGGTTCCGCTTCAATCCAAAATTGCGAACTGGAATTGTCCGGGCGAATTGATAGTCCGTGCCGGGAAGATTGGCAACACGCGGTTGAGAGTTCGATGGACGCAATTGCGACCGGGCAGATTGACAAGGTTGTCCTGGCACGTCGTACTGATTTTCAGGTCAAGGGTGGAATCGAACCGATCCAACTTCTTTCGCAATTTGCCGGAGGCGCCGCCAACTGCTATCGCATCATGTACGCGCCAAATCGGGAAGCTGCCTTTGTCAGCGTTTCGCCGGAGCGGTTGTTCTATTGCAACGGCAAGTTGTTGAGTACCGAAGCCGTGGCTGGAACAATTCGACGCGGCGAATCGGAAATCGAAGACCTCGCCCTGGAGAATCGTCTCCGCAGCAACGTCAAGGACCGGATCGAGCAGAGCATCGTTGTGGAAGGAATCACGGAGTCCCTTCAGCCGCTGTGCGAGAAGATTGAATTTTCATCTTCGGCATCCGTGATGAAGCTCGCTCGTGTCCAACATCTGATATCCGAGTTTCGAGTTATCCTCAATGACAATGCTACCTCCGGCAGCGCACTGAAAGCGCTTCACCCGACCGCTGCTGTTTGCGGCAATCCCCAACAGGCTGCGCGGGAGTTGCTGCGCAAGATCGAGTCGTTTTCTCGCGGCTGGTATGCTTCTGCCATAGGTGTGATTGGTGCGGATCAGTGCGAGCTGGCGGTTGGCATTCGTTCTGCCGTGATTCGCAATCAATCAATAGGTCTCTTCACTGGCGCTGGGATTGTCAGCCAATCGGACCCGGAAGCAGAATGGCAAGAACTTGAAGACAAGCTGCACTCCATTCTGATGAGTGGAAATGGACTGAATGCGTGA
- the menH gene encoding 2-succinyl-6-hydroxy-2,4-cyclohexadiene-1-carboxylate synthase → MKNNSKDMAGHKSMDWYYQERGPQIEHPILFLHGFMGLSDDWQDVVDQLASNYRCIMPDLPGHGRSGFPIRREMITIQSVAEGIIALFDKLGIDKATVVGYSMGGRVALYTALHFPQRVQALVLESTGPGLEDEYERRVRTALDDDRAYHLRVQGLDTFLDDWYKAPLFESLNRHEDKLVRLKASRHIHNVEGLAAALQGLSTGRQPSLWDKLEQISVPTLLVCGALDHKFTRINRIMSEQIRLCEWKMIGDAGHNTHLEHPEAFTTTILRFFGERLHKP, encoded by the coding sequence TTGAAAAACAATTCTAAAGATATGGCGGGTCACAAATCTATGGATTGGTACTATCAAGAACGCGGACCTCAGATCGAACATCCGATTCTATTCCTACACGGATTCATGGGACTCTCTGATGACTGGCAAGACGTAGTTGATCAACTGGCGTCGAATTATCGCTGTATCATGCCCGATCTGCCGGGGCATGGCCGCAGCGGGTTTCCGATACGCAGGGAGATGATCACAATTCAATCAGTCGCCGAAGGAATCATTGCGCTATTTGACAAACTCGGTATCGACAAGGCCACAGTAGTCGGTTACTCCATGGGTGGACGCGTCGCCCTGTACACAGCGTTGCACTTCCCACAGCGTGTTCAAGCGCTGGTTCTTGAGAGCACTGGTCCCGGTCTTGAAGATGAATACGAACGCCGGGTTCGAACTGCATTGGATGATGATCGCGCATATCATCTTCGCGTCCAAGGATTAGATACGTTCCTTGATGATTGGTACAAAGCGCCGCTATTTGAGTCGCTGAATCGCCATGAAGACAAACTCGTGCGCCTGAAAGCTTCCCGGCACATACATAATGTCGAAGGGCTTGCGGCTGCGCTACAGGGACTCAGTACGGGAAGGCAGCCTTCTCTTTGGGACAAACTTGAACAGATTTCTGTTCCGACGCTCCTTGTTTGCGGTGCATTGGATCACAAGTTCACTCGAATCAATCGTATTATGTCAGAGCAAATTCGCCTGTGTGAGTGGAAAATGATCGGAGATGCCGGTCACAATACCCATCTCGAACATCCGGAAGCGTTCACGACCACGATTCTGCGATTCTTTGGCGAGAGGCTTCACAAGCCGTAA
- the menB gene encoding 1,4-dihydroxy-2-naphthoyl-CoA synthase produces the protein MSSINWQSAGNFKDIEYHKADGIAKITINRPEVRNAFRPLTVKEMSDAFADAREDSDIGVVILTGKGKDAFCSGGDQKIRGDSGYKDDGGVLRLNVLDLQRQIRTLPKPVIAMVAGYAIGGGHVLHIMCDLTIAADNARFGQTGPRVGSFDGGYGASYLSRLVGQKKAREIWFLCRQYDAQQALDMGLVNCVVPYDQLEQETVTWCREILGNSPMALRCLKAALNADCDGQAGLQELAGNATMLYYMSPEAQEGRNAFVEKRKPDFSKFKRNP, from the coding sequence ATGAGCAGCATAAACTGGCAAAGCGCCGGGAACTTCAAGGATATTGAATATCACAAAGCAGATGGGATCGCCAAGATCACGATCAACCGTCCCGAAGTCCGCAATGCGTTTCGGCCCCTGACCGTCAAAGAAATGTCGGACGCGTTTGCTGACGCCCGCGAAGATTCCGATATTGGTGTTGTCATATTGACTGGAAAGGGCAAAGACGCTTTCTGTTCGGGCGGTGACCAGAAGATTCGCGGTGATTCCGGTTACAAGGATGATGGCGGTGTGCTGCGTCTTAACGTACTCGACTTGCAGAGACAAATTCGGACGTTGCCAAAACCGGTCATCGCCATGGTTGCTGGATATGCCATTGGCGGTGGGCATGTGCTTCACATTATGTGCGATCTCACAATTGCCGCCGACAATGCGCGTTTTGGCCAGACCGGACCACGAGTCGGCTCGTTCGATGGCGGGTATGGCGCAAGCTACTTGTCGCGACTAGTCGGCCAGAAGAAAGCACGTGAAATCTGGTTCCTCTGCCGTCAATATGACGCTCAGCAGGCTCTCGATATGGGACTTGTCAATTGCGTCGTTCCGTACGATCAACTCGAACAAGAAACCGTGACTTGGTGTCGCGAGATTCTCGGCAATAGTCCGATGGCACTGCGATGTCTCAAAGCGGCACTGAATGCCGACTGCGATGGACAGGCGGGTCTCCAGGAATTGGCCGGTAATGCGACGATGTTGTATTACATGTCGCCCGAGGCACAAGAGGGTCGCAACGCTTTTGTCGAAAAGCGCAAGCCGGACTTCTCGAAGTTCAAACGAAATCCGTAA
- a CDS encoding 1,4-dihydroxy-2-naphthoate polyprenyltransferase: MNSPSPNYSRLQIWILAARPKTLWAAVAPVVIGAAVAIDDGFVHIASLVAALLGAIFIQIGTNFANDLFDFKKSVDTAERLGPLRVTQAGLVTPAQMRNATILAFGIAFTIGIYLVFRGGWPIVAIGLLSILFGVLYTGGPYPLGYNGLGDIFVLIFFGPVAVGGTYYVMSQTVTAEVILCGLSPGLLSTAILVVNNIRDIKTDSVTGKRTLAVRFGRRFSEVQYLLLVAAALVYPAIAFAVTRSHGLAMIAVAAVIPAIPVMRLVLKEEGAILNSALAGTGRVLAVYSALFAIGWLL; the protein is encoded by the coding sequence ATGAACAGCCCATCCCCCAACTACTCGCGCCTGCAGATTTGGATTCTGGCGGCGCGGCCAAAAACGCTTTGGGCTGCGGTTGCTCCAGTAGTGATCGGAGCCGCCGTTGCAATCGATGACGGCTTTGTTCACATTGCATCGTTAGTCGCTGCCTTGCTTGGTGCGATTTTCATCCAAATTGGCACCAACTTCGCCAACGATCTGTTTGATTTCAAGAAATCCGTAGATACCGCTGAACGACTCGGACCGCTGCGAGTTACTCAGGCAGGCTTGGTTACGCCAGCGCAAATGCGCAATGCGACGATACTCGCATTTGGCATCGCGTTCACAATCGGAATCTACCTCGTCTTTCGCGGCGGCTGGCCAATCGTAGCGATTGGTCTTCTGTCGATACTGTTCGGCGTGTTGTATACCGGCGGTCCCTATCCGCTTGGTTACAACGGACTCGGCGATATCTTCGTGTTGATATTCTTCGGACCGGTCGCCGTGGGCGGGACATACTACGTCATGTCTCAGACAGTTACGGCTGAAGTCATTCTCTGCGGCTTGTCGCCGGGGCTACTTTCCACGGCGATTCTTGTGGTTAACAATATCCGTGACATCAAAACCGATTCTGTCACCGGCAAGCGTACGCTTGCTGTTCGCTTTGGCAGACGCTTCTCTGAAGTGCAGTACCTTCTTCTTGTAGCGGCGGCGTTGGTCTATCCTGCGATAGCATTCGCAGTCACAAGATCGCATGGGCTCGCGATGATCGCCGTTGCGGCAGTCATTCCGGCAATTCCCGTTATGCGGCTCGTACTCAAAGAAGAAGGTGCCATTCTCAACTCGGCGCTCGCTGGAACGGGACGAGTGCTGGCCGTTTACTCTGCGCTGTTTGCAATCGGCTGGCTGTTATGA
- the menC gene encoding o-succinylbenzoate synthase: MKIEAVRIYRYDIPFVRPFVTSRFILQNRSGLILELTATGGFVGYGEIAPLAGFSRETIDDCTGAAVALARELQHSKLPDSPQELQQRSCKWQDLPPCVVFGFDSAMADLCAQAAGITMAQWIRANATQRVALNAVIAGNTTDSDIKAKCVEGYSTFKLKIGSTSIDDDVRRISEIRELIGSSAKLRLDANCAYDFESATMLTQHLAAFNIEYIEEPLKDATLANLARLRSNSPIPIAIDETLISIYNRALDTRRIELLSPEFLDSFDVAIIKPSQMGSIVEAIEFCERLIQSGKEIVVTSSLDTAIGVTTAIHIACALQVRDACGLDTAGLFVSQLTHSIGDLSAGYLSLPSRPGLGVALEKHPDNLQYLNEIEVA; this comes from the coding sequence ATGAAGATTGAAGCGGTTCGCATCTATCGCTATGACATCCCTTTCGTGCGCCCGTTTGTGACATCGCGATTCATACTGCAAAATCGAAGCGGACTGATTCTTGAACTCACGGCAACTGGCGGATTCGTGGGTTATGGCGAAATTGCGCCGCTCGCGGGATTCAGTCGCGAGACTATTGATGATTGCACTGGCGCCGCTGTTGCATTGGCAAGAGAACTACAACACTCCAAGCTTCCTGATTCTCCGCAAGAGTTACAGCAGCGGAGTTGCAAGTGGCAAGATCTTCCTCCCTGCGTGGTCTTCGGATTCGATTCAGCTATGGCTGACCTTTGTGCACAGGCCGCCGGTATCACAATGGCTCAGTGGATTCGAGCCAACGCGACGCAACGAGTAGCGCTCAATGCCGTCATTGCGGGCAATACAACCGACTCGGACATCAAGGCTAAGTGTGTCGAAGGTTACAGCACGTTCAAGCTCAAAATCGGAAGCACTTCTATTGATGATGACGTTCGCAGAATTAGCGAGATAAGGGAGTTGATCGGCTCTTCGGCCAAACTGCGACTCGACGCTAACTGTGCTTATGACTTTGAAAGTGCTACAATGCTGACTCAACATTTGGCGGCTTTCAATATCGAGTACATCGAAGAGCCGCTCAAAGACGCTACCTTGGCAAATCTCGCTCGCCTGCGCAGCAACTCGCCAATTCCCATTGCCATTGATGAGACTCTGATCAGTATCTACAATCGTGCGCTCGACACCAGACGCATCGAGCTACTGTCACCGGAATTTCTCGATTCATTTGATGTTGCCATAATCAAACCATCGCAGATGGGAAGTATCGTCGAGGCGATTGAGTTTTGCGAACGACTCATCCAATCGGGAAAGGAGATTGTTGTTACGTCTTCATTGGACACCGCAATCGGCGTAACTACCGCCATACACATTGCCTGTGCATTGCAGGTGCGCGACGCCTGTGGCTTGGATACGGCAGGGTTGTTTGTAAGCCAGCTCACCCACTCGATCGGCGACTTGAGTGCGGGATATCTGTCGCTCCCGAGCCGACCCGGCCTTGGGGTGGCACTTGAGAAACATCCTGACAATCTCCAATATCTGAACGAGATCGAAGTTGCTTAA
- the menE gene encoding o-succinylbenzoate--CoA ligase, with translation MLNCPLRQAAISSPNAPAICDANRSLTFDEFDRLVTSIAHEFEQQGVRTGSHVAILSGNSIEYVVVLMALIRIGAICVPLNTRLHCVELKRQLNQIDFAMVLTDEANQQTASELHPRTISISDLINSAPKGIVTRDPIDIQPSRDCVVVFTSGSSGTAKGVRLSFGNLHYNALGSNENLPLAPGDTWLLSLPLFHVGGLGIVFRCLLAGAQIFVSRRFDTQELNNLIDAGAVTHLSLVPSMLTQLLRERNGRGFAKLPKAILLGGAPVSESLLRTIRELRLPVIVSYGMTETASQVTATKLGDPLEILATSGRALPYREIRIESGPGSAVGEICVRGKVVCLGYTGDANLPLTDDNWFRTGDIGSIDADGFLTVLGRKDGMFISGGENIFPEEIERLVVGFPGVTAAAVIAIDNADWGKRPVLFIESANINSIDERDIAKFLSCQLAKFKLPDRIIVLDQLPRTTLDKIDRAALEQLAKS, from the coding sequence TTGCTTAACTGCCCACTTAGACAAGCCGCGATTTCCTCTCCCAACGCTCCGGCTATTTGTGATGCCAATCGCTCGCTGACGTTTGACGAGTTTGACCGCTTGGTGACGTCAATCGCACACGAGTTTGAGCAACAAGGAGTACGCACTGGCAGTCATGTCGCGATTCTCAGCGGCAACTCGATCGAATATGTTGTTGTGTTGATGGCGCTGATTCGAATCGGCGCAATCTGTGTTCCCCTGAACACGCGGCTACATTGCGTCGAGCTTAAGCGACAACTAAATCAAATCGATTTCGCGATGGTATTGACTGACGAAGCAAATCAGCAGACTGCAAGCGAACTCCATCCGCGGACAATCAGTATTTCTGACCTGATCAATTCAGCACCAAAAGGCATTGTCACTCGCGACCCAATCGACATTCAGCCGAGTCGAGATTGCGTCGTAGTCTTTACTTCCGGTTCAAGCGGGACTGCCAAGGGCGTGAGACTGAGCTTCGGCAATCTCCATTACAATGCCCTCGGCTCAAACGAAAATCTGCCGTTGGCACCCGGTGATACCTGGTTGCTGTCGCTGCCGTTGTTCCACGTCGGCGGATTGGGAATCGTGTTCAGATGTCTTTTGGCAGGAGCGCAAATATTCGTGAGCCGCCGTTTTGATACACAGGAATTGAACAACCTGATCGATGCCGGCGCCGTCACTCACCTTTCGCTCGTACCATCAATGTTGACTCAGCTACTGCGTGAGCGTAATGGTCGCGGCTTCGCAAAATTACCCAAGGCCATTCTCCTTGGCGGGGCACCTGTTTCTGAAAGCTTACTCCGCACCATACGCGAGTTGCGGCTTCCCGTCATAGTAAGCTACGGCATGACCGAAACAGCTTCGCAAGTTACAGCAACGAAGCTCGGTGACCCTTTAGAAATATTGGCCACCAGCGGTAGGGCTCTGCCCTATCGTGAAATTCGAATCGAAAGCGGGCCAGGCTCGGCCGTCGGCGAAATTTGTGTTCGCGGCAAAGTTGTCTGCCTCGGTTACACCGGTGATGCGAACTTGCCGCTCACTGACGACAATTGGTTTCGAACAGGAGATATTGGCTCTATCGACGCAGATGGCTTTCTGACAGTTTTGGGACGCAAAGATGGAATGTTCATCTCTGGTGGAGAAAACATCTTCCCCGAAGAAATTGAGCGACTGGTTGTTGGATTTCCCGGCGTCACGGCTGCGGCTGTAATTGCTATCGACAATGCCGACTGGGGGAAGCGGCCAGTGTTGTTCATCGAGAGCGCCAACATCAACAGCATTGACGAGCGCGACATCGCAAAATTCTTGTCCTGCCAATTGGCAAAATTCAAACTTCCGGATAGAATAATCGTCTTAGACCAACTTCCACGAACCACGCTAGACAAAATTGACCGCGCCGCACTTGAACAGTTGGCAAAATCTTAA
- a CDS encoding redoxin family protein: MMKFVRYIAAGAAVCFVAACSQMQKEPTAQVYVEPAEVLAANDSAEALAAALADQAKFEDYKPVYEHFIALNPNSTDLHREFQALFNGFQRTEERNAYYKALYDADPKSAMATYLYGRCLGGMESIEYFKKATELDPDYFWGNFGMGAALVSANPPDTAKSIEYYLKAMALNPSYPTTYPQIAGIYMAQKNYPEALKYAKLYAVTSPDQYRPVAMQSDILNSMGDKKGSEEVLVKFAQAYPENGQVRKDLVELYKKQNRFPEAITNQHAIVASSTKPGDALVELGKIYAMANQPDSALTYLNLAADQGYGDYRRLMRNETLAAVRSLGGFDDLINRLKVASQAQREKRLAPIMADAEGNRMKAVSEVLSTPAPAFAFVNLEGQTVSLESLRGKVVVIDFWATWCGPCRMTMPLLQEFVERKPEGVEFISMDVWEDDTTKVRPYLADYGYTFNVLFGNADVASQYEVTGIPTLVIIDKDGVIRYRHVGYDPSADQVLLWQAEELAKKNAQSTT, from the coding sequence ATGATGAAATTTGTCCGTTACATTGCGGCTGGCGCTGCTGTTTGCTTTGTCGCCGCCTGCAGTCAAATGCAGAAAGAACCGACGGCACAGGTCTATGTCGAGCCCGCGGAAGTTCTGGCTGCAAATGATTCCGCCGAGGCTCTTGCTGCGGCGCTCGCCGATCAGGCGAAGTTTGAAGACTACAAACCAGTATATGAACACTTCATTGCCTTGAATCCCAATTCAACCGATCTGCACCGGGAGTTCCAGGCGTTGTTCAACGGTTTCCAGCGCACAGAAGAGAGAAATGCCTATTACAAAGCTTTGTATGACGCCGATCCGAAGTCCGCGATGGCGACCTATCTCTACGGTCGTTGCCTGGGTGGCATGGAATCGATCGAATACTTCAAAAAAGCTACCGAACTGGATCCTGACTATTTCTGGGGCAACTTTGGTATGGGCGCGGCCCTTGTGTCTGCAAATCCTCCCGATACTGCCAAATCGATCGAGTATTATCTCAAAGCGATGGCTTTGAACCCGTCATATCCGACAACCTATCCGCAGATCGCCGGAATCTACATGGCGCAAAAGAACTATCCCGAGGCACTGAAATACGCAAAGCTCTATGCAGTGACCTCGCCTGATCAGTATCGGCCTGTCGCAATGCAGTCTGATATTCTGAACTCCATGGGAGATAAGAAGGGGTCGGAAGAAGTGCTCGTGAAGTTTGCCCAGGCATATCCGGAAAACGGACAGGTTCGGAAAGACTTGGTCGAACTCTACAAGAAGCAGAATCGCTTCCCAGAAGCAATTACCAATCAACACGCTATTGTGGCTTCATCGACTAAGCCTGGAGACGCATTGGTTGAGCTTGGTAAGATATACGCGATGGCGAATCAGCCGGATTCCGCTCTCACTTATCTCAATCTGGCTGCTGACCAAGGGTATGGCGACTATCGCCGCCTGATGCGCAACGAGACTCTAGCGGCTGTTCGTTCCTTGGGAGGTTTTGACGATCTGATCAACCGACTCAAGGTTGCTTCGCAGGCTCAGCGCGAGAAGCGTCTTGCGCCGATAATGGCGGATGCTGAAGGTAATCGCATGAAGGCAGTGTCAGAGGTTCTCAGTACACCGGCTCCTGCATTTGCTTTTGTCAATCTTGAAGGCCAGACTGTCTCGCTGGAAAGTTTGCGCGGCAAGGTTGTCGTTATTGATTTCTGGGCGACCTGGTGCGGTCCATGCAGAATGACGATGCCGTTGTTACAGGAGTTCGTCGAACGCAAGCCGGAAGGCGTAGAATTCATTTCCATGGACGTTTGGGAAGACGACACCACCAAGGTTCGTCCGTATCTCGCCGACTATGGTTATACTTTCAATGTGCTCTTCGGCAATGCCGACGTCGCATCGCAGTATGAGGTCACTGGTATTCCGACGTTGGTCATCATTGATAAGGACGGCGTGATTCGCTATCGCCATGTCGGTTATGATCCGAGCGCAGACCAGGTATTGCTCTGGCAGGCTGAAGAGTTGGCCAAGAAGAACGCCCAATCGACGACCTAA